From a single Flavobacteriales bacterium genomic region:
- a CDS encoding ABC transporter ATP-binding protein, which translates to MSGVSGKILDSSLLKRVMAFTRPYRKVFWTAAVSTLLLGVVGPARPWLIQYTFDHYVVMPDPIGLLNMTIAMVALLVMQALLEFLQTYSANRLGQTVVRDLRKKTFRHLSELRLRYFDRTPIGTVVTRAVSDMESIAEIFSDGLLVIFGDIMQLLMIIGSMVYMSWKLTLFSLSVMPILILATWIFKNGIRSAFQDVRTQVARLNAFVQEHVVGMSVVQIFGMEDEEYAKFQTINKAHRKAHIKSVWYYSIFLPVVEILSAISIGVMVWWGAKEAILGLDNGVTLGKMLAFIFFIYALFRPIRQLADKFNTLQMGMVASERVFALLDIQDATEDTGQQHLVDLKGQIAFRDIWFAYNDEDWILKGISFDVKAGETLAIVGATGAGKSTIINILGRYYDYARGSIRIDDADIHQLPLAELRKNVGVVLQDVFLFSDTIYNNITLYDPDITPERVEEAARVVGAHAFISRLPGGYDYNVRERGGMLSVGQRQLISFIRAYVHDPRILVLDEATSSVDTESEELIQYAISRLTENRTSIVIAHRLATVRQADQILVLDHGQVVERGSHDELLRHNGAYKRLYELQFREA; encoded by the coding sequence ATGAGCGGTGTTTCCGGGAAAATTCTTGATTCAAGCCTGCTGAAAAGAGTGATGGCATTTACCCGGCCTTATCGGAAGGTATTCTGGACGGCCGCGGTAAGTACACTGTTGTTGGGTGTCGTGGGGCCTGCCAGACCCTGGCTTATCCAATATACATTCGATCACTATGTGGTCATGCCCGATCCCATCGGATTGCTTAACATGACCATTGCCATGGTTGCGTTGCTGGTGATGCAGGCCTTGCTGGAGTTTCTTCAGACGTATTCCGCCAACCGGCTGGGGCAAACAGTTGTTCGCGACCTTCGAAAAAAGACTTTCCGTCATTTGTCGGAACTGCGGTTACGCTATTTCGACCGTACGCCGATCGGAACCGTGGTAACACGTGCGGTTTCAGACATGGAGTCCATCGCCGAGATCTTTTCGGACGGATTGCTGGTGATTTTCGGCGATATCATGCAACTGCTGATGATCATAGGTTCGATGGTGTACATGAGTTGGAAACTCACGCTCTTCAGCTTATCCGTTATGCCCATCCTGATCCTCGCCACGTGGATTTTTAAAAACGGAATTCGCTCGGCCTTTCAGGATGTGCGTACCCAGGTGGCCAGGCTAAATGCGTTTGTGCAGGAACATGTTGTAGGAATGAGCGTGGTGCAGATATTCGGGATGGAGGACGAAGAGTACGCTAAATTTCAAACCATCAACAAGGCCCACCGGAAAGCACACATCAAATCAGTCTGGTACTATTCGATTTTCCTGCCGGTGGTGGAAATTCTCTCTGCCATATCCATCGGTGTAATGGTTTGGTGGGGTGCCAAGGAAGCCATCCTTGGTTTGGACAATGGGGTGACACTTGGAAAAATGCTCGCATTCATCTTCTTTATTTATGCGTTGTTCAGGCCCATACGTCAACTGGCGGATAAATTTAATACGCTGCAGATGGGCATGGTGGCGTCAGAGCGTGTTTTTGCGCTGCTGGATATTCAGGATGCCACGGAAGATACCGGGCAACAACACCTGGTAGACCTGAAAGGACAAATTGCATTCCGTGATATTTGGTTTGCTTACAATGATGAAGACTGGATTCTGAAAGGAATATCCTTCGACGTGAAGGCGGGAGAAACACTGGCCATTGTGGGTGCAACCGGCGCAGGAAAAAGTACCATCATTAACATCCTGGGAAGGTATTACGATTATGCCCGCGGTTCCATACGAATTGATGATGCAGACATCCACCAACTGCCATTGGCTGAACTTCGCAAGAACGTGGGTGTGGTGCTACAGGATGTGTTCCTGTTTTCCGATACCATTTATAACAACATCACCCTTTATGACCCAGACATCACCCCGGAAAGGGTGGAGGAAGCGGCGCGTGTGGTGGGAGCCCATGCATTCATTAGCCGGTTGCCGGGAGGATATGATTACAATGTCAGGGAAAGAGGGGGCATGCTGTCTGTGGGGCAACGCCAGTTGATTTCTTTTATCAGGGCGTACGTGCACGACCCCAGGATCCTGGTGCTGGACGAGGCCACATCTTCCGTTGACACCGAATCCGAGGAGTTGATCCAGTATGCCATCTCCAGGCTGACCGAGAACCGGACCTCCATTGTAATTGCCCACCGTCTTGCTACTGTACGACAGGCAGACCAGATCCTTGTGTTGGATCATGGTCAAGTGGTGGAGCGGGGAAGCCATGATGAACTGTTGAGGCACAACGGCGCCTACAAGCGGTTGTATGAGCTTCAGTTCCGTGAAGCCTGA
- a CDS encoding T9SS type A sorting domain-containing protein produces MNKIFTKMAIAMAVVFVSPVFAQQPTKRCGTTEYMAKLIKADPTYKQRLDQMESQVAAYIAAHKNEVNRPHAVITIPTVVHIVYNGSSQDHSDASVQSQIDAMNADFRLMNSDKSSAPSVFQTLQGDAEIEFCLAQRDPDGNPSTGITRTSTNHSAFSDNDDVKYTSKGGHDAWPRDKYLNLWVCDLSNSLLGYAQFPGGSAATDGVVLHTTYFGTVKSQSPYNLGRTGTHEVGHWLGLYHIWGDSNCGNDQVSDTPTQQTSNTGCPSFPHVTCSNGPNGDMYVNYMDYVNDACMVMFSKGQVSRMQGVINGSRVSLQNSDGCIPPSAPPVAAFESDIQNSCSGAIQFYDKSTVGPTAWSWSFGDGNTSTQQNPQHTYEANGSFTVKLIVTNSYGQDSITKISYVTINRPNGPAATGDTICGSGTANLTASGNGGTYEWYDAPTGGTKVGTGATYGPSVTTTTTFYVQELVSQASVKGGPVDSALGGGGLFTNNDLRGLLFDASAAFTLKSVKVYAGAAGNRTIELLDGDGGNVLQTTTVNIPSGESRVTLDFPVAPGTGYFIKVTGTTIDLYRNNAGATYPIDVAGMASITGTNTSASGYYYYFYDWEVQEPSCLSLRTPVTATVGSDNLSVSNLTTDDHNGTCDGTAGVSVTGGTPPYSYAWDDASSQTAATATGLCAGNYSVTVTDAAGCDHVEATVVDLFTGLVQNLDGALQVFPNPSENGEVFVRSGVNGNAVVEVFNCLGERVVNREMEIRSHSVQRLSADPLAPGLYLINIRMGDQQTHLKLVVQ; encoded by the coding sequence ATGAATAAAATCTTTACCAAGATGGCCATTGCAATGGCAGTGGTTTTCGTCTCCCCCGTTTTTGCCCAGCAACCGACCAAAAGATGCGGCACCACGGAGTATATGGCAAAACTGATAAAGGCCGATCCGACATACAAACAACGTCTGGATCAAATGGAGTCGCAGGTTGCGGCATACATTGCGGCCCATAAGAATGAAGTGAATCGTCCGCATGCTGTGATCACCATTCCCACAGTTGTTCACATCGTCTATAATGGTTCTTCGCAGGATCATTCGGATGCCAGCGTGCAGTCCCAGATCGATGCCATGAACGCCGATTTCCGGTTGATGAATTCGGATAAAAGTTCCGCTCCTTCCGTGTTTCAGACCCTTCAGGGAGATGCCGAGATTGAATTCTGCCTGGCGCAGAGGGATCCGGACGGGAATCCTTCCACGGGAATCACGCGCACGTCCACCAATCACAGCGCTTTCAGTGACAATGATGATGTAAAGTATACAAGCAAGGGTGGGCATGATGCCTGGCCACGCGACAAATATTTGAACCTGTGGGTCTGTGACCTCAGCAACAGTTTGCTCGGATACGCTCAGTTTCCCGGAGGTTCTGCCGCAACCGATGGCGTGGTGCTACACACCACGTATTTCGGAACCGTAAAGTCACAAAGTCCTTATAACTTGGGTAGAACGGGTACGCATGAAGTCGGACACTGGTTGGGACTTTATCACATTTGGGGCGACTCAAACTGTGGCAACGACCAGGTGAGTGATACGCCAACGCAGCAAACTTCCAACACGGGATGCCCGAGCTTTCCTCACGTGACATGCAGCAATGGTCCCAACGGCGATATGTATGTGAATTATATGGACTACGTGAACGATGCCTGCATGGTGATGTTCTCCAAAGGCCAGGTCAGTCGCATGCAGGGTGTAATCAATGGTTCAAGGGTGAGCCTTCAGAATTCGGACGGATGTATACCACCATCTGCACCTCCTGTGGCAGCGTTCGAATCGGACATTCAAAACAGTTGCTCCGGTGCCATCCAATTCTATGATAAAAGTACCGTAGGTCCCACCGCTTGGTCATGGAGTTTCGGAGATGGAAACACATCCACCCAACAGAATCCTCAGCATACGTATGAGGCCAACGGTAGCTTTACCGTAAAACTGATCGTTACCAATTCATATGGCCAGGACTCCATCACGAAAATTTCCTATGTAACCATCAATCGCCCCAATGGGCCGGCTGCTACGGGTGATACGATCTGTGGCTCGGGTACGGCGAATCTCACGGCTTCCGGCAACGGAGGTACATATGAATGGTATGATGCACCGACAGGCGGAACCAAAGTAGGCACGGGCGCAACCTATGGCCCGTCGGTTACCACAACCACCACTTTCTATGTACAGGAGTTGGTGAGCCAGGCTTCCGTGAAGGGTGGTCCGGTTGACTCTGCACTTGGCGGTGGTGGTTTGTTCACCAACAACGATCTGCGTGGATTGCTCTTTGATGCCAGTGCAGCGTTTACACTCAAGTCGGTGAAGGTATATGCAGGGGCTGCCGGCAACCGCACCATTGAACTTCTGGATGGTGATGGAGGCAATGTGCTGCAAACCACAACTGTGAACATTCCATCCGGCGAAAGCCGTGTTACCCTTGATTTTCCTGTTGCTCCAGGCACAGGGTATTTCATTAAGGTTACGGGTACAACGATTGATCTGTACCGAAACAACGCAGGTGCAACCTATCCGATCGACGTGGCAGGCATGGCTTCCATCACCGGTACGAATACCAGTGCCAGCGGGTATTACTACTATTTCTACGATTGGGAAGTTCAGGAGCCTTCGTGCTTAAGTCTTCGTACTCCTGTAACTGCCACCGTTGGATCTGATAACCTGAGCGTATCCAATCTTACAACGGATGATCATAACGGCACCTGTGACGGTACCGCCGGTGTTTCGGTAACGGGTGGCACGCCACCGTACAGCTATGCATGGGACGATGCGTCTTCCCAAACTGCAGCTACGGCCACCGGGCTTTGTGCAGGAAACTACAGCGTGACTGTAACCGATGCGGCAGGATGTGATCATGTAGAGGCCACTGTGGTGGACCTGTTCACAGGCCTGGTGCAAAATCTTGACGGCGCCCTTCAGGTGTTCCCCAATCCGAGTGAGAACGGAGAAGTGTTTGTGCGCTCCGGCGTGAACGGAAATGCAGTGGTTGAGGTATTTAATTGTTTGGGTGAGCGCGTGGTGAATCGTGAAATGGAAATCCGCAGCCATTCTGTTCAGCGGTTATCTGCTGATCCGTTGGCGCCCGGACTCTACCTGATCAATATCCGTATGGGCGATCAACAAACTCATTTGAAATTGGTTGTGCAGTAA
- the uvrA gene encoding excinuclease ABC subunit UvrA, translating to MPNRKTAKEAKKEDDWIEIRGARVHNLQNVHLKIPRDRLTVITGLSGSGKSSLAFDTLFAEGQRRYVESLSSYARQFLGRMEKPDVDQIIGLSPAIAIEQKVNTRNPRSTVGTSTEIYDYLKLLYARVGKTYSPISGNEVKRHTVEDVLDAVHKYTEDTKALLIATNPIPPGRSAEEHIGVLLQQGFSRFFLGDEILELVDAAPRLDALDQEGCIRLVIDRFVIKHNDDEHRSRLADSVETAFFEGEGACSIICYTDKGAERLDFSNRFEQDGMTFDEPTIHLFSFNNPYGACRTCEGFGSIIGIDEKLVIPDQSVSVYDDAVLCWRGEKMGKWKEKVVMNAYKSDFPIHKPYAELNETERDQLWHGTKDFKGIYAFFKYLEEKSYKIQYRVMLSRYRGRTVCPDCRGSRIRKEAGYVKIKDTSIRELVHMPVSKLSLFFDSLSLSKHDEEISKRVLSEIRSRLSYLEKVGLGYLNLNRLSSSLSGGESQRINLSTSLGSSLVGSMYILDEPSIGLHPRDTTRLIQVLHALRDLGNTVIVVEHDEEIMDAADRIVDMGPGAGYLGGKVVFEGTHEDLVHNGDSYTTGYLTGKLKIPRPTGERNATGKIMLTGARENNLKNISVQIPLGQLTVVTGVSGSGKSSLIKGILYPALQKALGGYAPEIGRFDELKGDTNRISSVEFVDQNPIGKSSRSNPVTYVKAFDEIRSLFAQQGLSKMRGYTPAYFSFNVDGGRCEECKGEGEVTVEMQFMADLHLVCESCNGKRFREEILEVTYKEKNIYEVLNITVDEALELFGKGTKISAVERKIVEKLTPLQDTGLGYIRLGQSSNTLSGGEAQRIKLASFLAKGNQEGKSVFIFDEPTTGLHFHDINKLLTSFQALLDRGHSIVVIEHHPDVIKCAQHVIDLGPEGGDEGGRLVFQGKPEDLVNCKNSYTGKYLKGKL from the coding sequence ATGCCGAATCGGAAAACCGCTAAAGAAGCGAAGAAAGAGGATGATTGGATCGAGATTCGTGGCGCCCGGGTACACAACCTCCAAAATGTCCATCTGAAAATTCCACGGGATCGGCTGACGGTAATCACCGGGCTGTCGGGCAGTGGCAAATCCTCACTGGCTTTTGACACGCTTTTCGCCGAGGGACAAAGGAGATATGTTGAAAGCCTTTCCTCCTATGCACGGCAATTCCTGGGTCGTATGGAAAAACCGGATGTGGACCAGATCATCGGCTTATCGCCCGCCATCGCCATCGAGCAAAAAGTAAATACCCGCAACCCTCGCTCAACGGTGGGAACATCCACCGAAATTTATGATTACCTGAAATTGCTGTATGCCAGGGTGGGCAAAACGTACTCGCCCATCTCCGGGAATGAAGTCAAACGGCACACGGTCGAGGATGTACTGGATGCCGTGCACAAATACACGGAAGACACAAAGGCCTTGCTCATCGCAACCAATCCCATCCCTCCCGGAAGGTCTGCCGAAGAACATATCGGCGTGTTGCTGCAACAGGGGTTTTCACGCTTTTTTCTGGGTGATGAAATACTTGAACTTGTGGATGCAGCCCCCCGGCTGGATGCGTTGGATCAGGAAGGATGCATCCGTCTGGTGATCGATCGATTTGTAATTAAACACAATGATGATGAACATCGGAGCCGATTGGCCGACTCTGTGGAAACCGCTTTTTTTGAAGGCGAGGGCGCCTGTTCAATCATATGCTATACCGACAAAGGAGCCGAACGGCTCGACTTCTCCAACCGTTTCGAACAGGATGGCATGACCTTCGATGAGCCCACCATTCACCTTTTCAGTTTCAACAATCCATATGGCGCATGCCGCACCTGCGAAGGCTTCGGCAGCATCATTGGTATTGATGAAAAACTTGTGATCCCAGATCAATCGGTGTCGGTATACGATGATGCGGTTTTGTGCTGGCGCGGTGAAAAAATGGGAAAATGGAAGGAAAAGGTGGTGATGAACGCCTATAAATCTGACTTCCCCATTCACAAACCCTACGCAGAACTGAATGAGACCGAGCGCGACCAGCTCTGGCATGGCACGAAAGACTTCAAGGGAATCTATGCTTTCTTCAAGTATCTGGAAGAGAAAAGTTATAAGATTCAGTACCGGGTGATGCTTTCGCGTTACCGGGGAAGAACGGTGTGTCCGGATTGCAGGGGAAGTCGCATCCGGAAAGAGGCCGGATATGTGAAAATCAAAGACACTTCTATCCGCGAGCTTGTGCACATGCCGGTGTCAAAGTTGAGTCTGTTTTTCGATTCGCTTTCGCTCTCAAAGCACGATGAAGAAATCAGCAAACGGGTTTTGTCTGAAATCCGGAGCCGGCTGTCATATCTGGAAAAAGTAGGCCTGGGTTATCTCAACCTGAACCGTCTTTCCAGCAGTTTATCAGGAGGCGAATCCCAACGCATCAACCTATCCACTTCTTTGGGCAGCAGCCTTGTGGGTTCCATGTACATCCTGGATGAACCCAGTATCGGTCTCCATCCGCGGGATACCACACGGCTGATCCAGGTCTTACACGCACTGCGCGACCTCGGCAATACGGTGATTGTGGTGGAACATGACGAAGAGATCATGGATGCCGCCGACCGGATTGTGGACATGGGACCGGGAGCCGGATACCTCGGCGGCAAGGTTGTTTTCGAAGGCACACATGAAGATCTGGTGCATAACGGCGATAGCTATACCACCGGATACCTCACCGGCAAATTAAAGATTCCCCGACCGACCGGGGAAAGAAATGCAACCGGAAAAATCATGCTGACCGGTGCAAGGGAAAACAATCTGAAAAACATTTCCGTCCAGATCCCACTCGGCCAGCTCACGGTGGTAACCGGTGTCAGCGGATCGGGGAAATCATCTCTGATCAAAGGCATCCTCTACCCCGCGCTACAAAAGGCACTGGGCGGGTACGCACCTGAAATCGGCCGGTTCGATGAACTGAAAGGTGACACCAACCGTATCTCAAGTGTAGAATTCGTCGACCAGAATCCGATTGGCAAATCGTCACGCTCCAATCCGGTCACATACGTCAAGGCATTTGATGAAATCCGGAGCTTGTTCGCCCAACAGGGGCTTTCCAAGATGAGGGGATATACACCCGCCTATTTCTCTTTCAATGTGGATGGAGGCCGATGTGAAGAATGCAAGGGAGAAGGAGAAGTGACCGTTGAGATGCAATTCATGGCAGACCTGCATCTGGTTTGCGAATCGTGCAATGGAAAACGTTTCCGCGAAGAAATTCTGGAAGTCACCTACAAAGAGAAAAACATTTACGAAGTGCTGAACATCACTGTGGACGAAGCACTGGAATTGTTTGGTAAAGGAACCAAGATCAGTGCGGTGGAAAGAAAGATCGTGGAAAAACTCACTCCACTGCAGGACACGGGACTCGGATACATCCGGCTGGGACAATCATCCAACACCCTCAGCGGCGGGGAAGCACAACGCATCAAGCTTGCCTCATTCCTTGCAAAGGGAAACCAGGAGGGCAAATCCGTTTTTATCTTTGATGAACCCACCACCGGTTTGCATTTCCATGACATCAACAAACTGCTCACTTCTTTCCAGGCCCTGCTGGACCGCGGTCATAGCATCGTGGTGATCGAACATCACCCGGACGTGATCAAATGCGCGCAGCACGTGATAGACCTGGGACCCGAAGGCGGAGATGAAGGTGGTCGTTTGGTGTTCCAGGGAAAACCGGAAGACCTCGTTAACTGTAAGAACTCCTATACAGGCAAATACCTCAAGGGAAAACTTTAG
- a CDS encoding sigma-70 family RNA polymerase sigma factor → MQRNVQSDQELIKRYIGGDSTGIEILFKRHKGKIYTYILMLVKNDELAQDILQDTFVKIIVTLDKGNYNEEGKFMPWVLRIAHNLVIDHFRRNNRMPTVPNRIQSSEDDGVDIFDFISNDELHIEDQLVKTQIRNDLRRLIRELPDEQREVLMMRHYADMSFKEIAAITNVSINTALGRMRYALINLRKLMEKQHVNLYTA, encoded by the coding sequence ATGCAACGCAATGTTCAAAGCGATCAGGAGCTTATCAAGCGCTATATCGGCGGCGATTCCACGGGAATCGAAATTCTTTTCAAGAGACATAAAGGTAAAATCTACACCTACATTCTGATGTTGGTGAAGAACGATGAATTGGCACAGGATATCCTGCAGGATACCTTTGTGAAGATCATCGTAACGCTCGACAAGGGCAATTACAACGAAGAAGGCAAATTCATGCCATGGGTACTTCGCATCGCTCACAACCTGGTGATTGATCATTTCAGAAGGAACAACCGGATGCCGACGGTTCCGAACAGGATACAGTCGTCAGAAGATGACGGGGTTGATATTTTCGACTTTATCAGCAACGACGAATTGCACATCGAGGATCAATTGGTTAAGACCCAGATTCGTAATGATCTGCGCAGGTTAATCCGTGAACTTCCCGATGAACAAAGGGAAGTGCTGATGATGCGGCATTATGCTGACATGAGTTTCAAGGAAATTGCAGCGATCACCAATGTAAGTATCAATACGGCCCTGGGTCGTATGCGCTATGCATTAATCAACCTGCGCAAGCTCATGGAAAAGCAACATGTCAATTTGTATACAGCATAA
- the mtaB gene encoding tRNA (N(6)-L-threonylcarbamoyladenosine(37)-C(2))-methylthiotransferase MtaB → MQTVAFYTLGCKLNFSETSSIARDFEAAGYTRVDFEEGADVCVINTCSVTDNADKKCRAIVRRALRRNKDAFVAMIGCYAQLRPEEISNIPGVSIVLGASEKFNLPAHIEKARKGELKAVHGCEVMQVKDFKPAFSLGDRTRSFLKVQDGCDYFCAFCTIPMARGRSRSGTIDEIVATAREIAGKGVREVVLTGVNIGDFGRNTGQTFLELIRELDDVDGIERFRISSIEPNLLSEEIIAFVAHSKRFAPHFHVPLQSGSDVILKSMRRKYDASLYSERIRLIKKHMPHACIGVDVIVGFPGESDALFETTHAFLRALPLSYLHVFTYSERPGTTALRLEDSVPTKVRDERSKALHILSDKLRRKFYEDHLTENRRVLWEGEKESDLMVGFTDNYIKVCRSFNSDLINQTEDVYLDRIQANGWVSVRTAESAALYHQA, encoded by the coding sequence ATGCAAACGGTGGCATTTTATACGCTGGGTTGTAAACTCAACTTTTCGGAAACCTCCTCCATAGCCAGAGATTTCGAGGCAGCGGGCTATACCCGTGTTGATTTTGAAGAGGGGGCCGATGTTTGCGTAATCAACACCTGCTCCGTAACGGACAATGCCGACAAAAAATGTCGTGCCATTGTACGACGGGCACTGAGGAGAAATAAGGATGCTTTCGTAGCCATGATTGGTTGCTATGCACAATTGCGGCCGGAAGAAATATCTAACATACCTGGGGTCTCCATTGTGTTGGGGGCTTCTGAAAAATTCAACCTGCCGGCGCACATTGAAAAAGCCAGAAAAGGAGAACTGAAAGCAGTTCACGGTTGTGAAGTAATGCAGGTAAAAGACTTTAAACCGGCATTTTCGCTTGGCGACCGCACCCGCTCATTCTTGAAAGTACAAGACGGATGCGATTATTTTTGTGCATTCTGTACCATACCGATGGCAAGAGGCAGAAGTCGGTCAGGAACCATTGATGAAATCGTTGCAACTGCCCGGGAAATTGCGGGGAAAGGTGTGCGCGAGGTGGTACTGACCGGTGTGAACATCGGCGATTTCGGGAGGAACACAGGTCAAACATTCCTGGAACTTATTCGGGAACTGGACGATGTGGATGGCATTGAACGCTTTCGGATCTCATCCATTGAACCCAATCTGTTGTCGGAGGAAATCATTGCATTTGTAGCACATTCCAAGCGATTTGCCCCTCACTTTCATGTCCCCCTTCAATCGGGTTCCGATGTCATCCTCAAAAGCATGCGCAGGAAATATGACGCATCCCTGTATTCGGAACGAATCCGGCTGATCAAAAAACACATGCCGCATGCGTGTATTGGCGTGGATGTAATTGTTGGCTTTCCTGGAGAAAGTGATGCCCTTTTTGAAACAACCCATGCATTCCTGAGGGCGCTACCCTTATCCTATCTGCATGTGTTCACTTATTCAGAACGGCCTGGTACAACAGCACTGAGGCTGGAAGATTCTGTTCCTACCAAAGTGAGGGACGAGCGCAGCAAAGCGTTGCACATCCTTTCAGATAAGCTGCGAAGAAAGTTTTATGAAGATCATCTGACAGAAAACCGACGTGTTCTTTGGGAGGGTGAAAAAGAATCGGATCTCATGGTTGGCTTCACTGACAATTACATCAAGGTTTGCCGTTCCTTCAATTCTGACCTAATCAATCAAACGGAAGATGTTTACCTGGATCGGATCCAGGCGAACGGATGGGTTTCGGTAAGAACGGCTGAATCAGCCGCCCTTTACCACCAGGCATAA
- a CDS encoding ABC transporter substrate-binding protein, giving the protein MKTLLYSFFCVFLGLLSVGCGGGGKAPAAKEHKTVFRYNEAAGISTLDPAFARDQAIIWAVHQIYDGLVQLDDTLRVQPAIAKSWKVDKKGLQYTFTLRNDVYFHDSPVFPGGIGRKVVASDFVYSFNRIVDDRVASPGLWVFQNIERDAEGHLSGLVAMNDSTLKITLSKSYPPFLGMLSMPYCYVVPREAVEKYGSEFGRNPVGTGPFYFKLWKDGMRLVLHRNPSYFETDSAGNRLPYLDAVAISFIKDKQIAYMEFLKGNFDFLSGVEASYKDELLTLDGRLRNKFSDRFYMLTTPYLNTEYLGFLMDTTFEAGRTSPFRNKKVRQAMNYGFNRRKMIKYLRNNIGTPGEGGFIPKGLPGYISDSTAGYTYDPVKAARLLVEAGYPGGKGLPVIRLSTTGSYLNLCEAMQNELGEIGVDIKLEVNTSATHREMVSKSKLAFFRGSWIADYTDAENYLALFYSKNFSPHGPNYTHFSNPRFDALYERALQEVNETKRVEMYKEMDRILIEEAPVIVLYYDQVVRMVSRQVQNLGCNPMNLLTLKQAKVVE; this is encoded by the coding sequence ATGAAGACGCTTCTGTATTCCTTTTTTTGTGTATTCCTGGGCTTGCTTTCCGTTGGATGCGGGGGTGGTGGCAAGGCCCCTGCGGCAAAAGAGCACAAAACGGTGTTCCGCTACAACGAGGCTGCGGGAATATCTACGCTTGACCCGGCATTCGCGCGGGATCAGGCCATCATATGGGCTGTTCACCAGATCTACGACGGACTTGTGCAATTGGATGACACGCTCCGTGTGCAGCCGGCCATTGCAAAATCGTGGAAGGTGGATAAAAAAGGATTGCAATATACCTTCACGCTACGCAACGACGTGTATTTTCACGACAGCCCGGTTTTTCCCGGCGGTATAGGAAGAAAGGTGGTCGCCTCCGATTTTGTCTACAGCTTCAACCGGATTGTCGATGACCGTGTGGCGTCACCGGGTTTATGGGTGTTTCAAAATATTGAGCGGGATGCGGAAGGTCACCTCAGTGGGTTGGTGGCGATGAATGACAGCACGCTGAAGATTACACTGTCCAAATCCTATCCTCCCTTTCTGGGGATGTTGTCGATGCCCTATTGCTACGTGGTTCCTCGTGAGGCTGTGGAGAAGTATGGTTCTGAATTCGGAAGAAATCCGGTGGGAACAGGCCCTTTTTATTTTAAGCTTTGGAAAGATGGCATGCGGCTGGTGCTTCATCGCAATCCATCCTATTTTGAAACCGATTCGGCCGGCAACCGGCTTCCTTATTTAGATGCCGTTGCTATTTCGTTCATCAAAGACAAGCAGATCGCATACATGGAATTCCTGAAGGGGAATTTTGATTTTCTTTCCGGAGTGGAAGCCAGCTACAAGGACGAGTTACTGACACTCGACGGCAGACTCCGGAACAAGTTCTCCGATCGGTTTTATATGCTGACCACACCTTATCTGAATACGGAATACCTGGGTTTTCTGATGGATACCACTTTTGAGGCCGGTCGTACGAGTCCGTTCCGGAATAAAAAAGTCAGGCAGGCCATGAACTACGGTTTCAATCGGCGTAAAATGATCAAATACCTGCGCAACAACATTGGTACGCCGGGTGAAGGAGGGTTTATCCCGAAAGGCTTGCCCGGTTACATTTCCGATAGTACGGCCGGATATACCTATGATCCCGTAAAGGCCGCCCGCTTGCTTGTGGAGGCAGGTTATCCGGGAGGGAAAGGACTGCCGGTCATTCGTTTGTCAACCACAGGCTCCTACCTGAACCTTTGTGAAGCCATGCAAAATGAATTGGGAGAGATCGGAGTGGATATCAAGCTGGAAGTGAATACCTCTGCTACTCACCGTGAAATGGTATCCAAATCCAAACTGGCCTTTTTCCGGGGATCCTGGATTGCAGATTATACCGATGCCGAGAACTACCTGGCTCTGTTCTACAGCAAGAACTTTTCTCCCCACGGTCCGAATTACACCCATTTCAGCAATCCCCGTTTTGATGCTTTGTATGAGCGGGCCCTGCAGGAAGTGAATGAAACGAAACGGGTAGAAATGTACAAGGAAATGGACCGCATACTGATCGAGGAAGCTCCCGTGATTGTGTTGTACTACGATCAGGTGGTGCGCATGGTGAGCCGGCAGGTACAGAACCTGGGATGTAACCCCATGAACCTGCTCACCCTGAAACAGGCGAAAGTCGTTGAATAG